The window GATCAAAAGGAGATTGGATGGGAAGAACATAAGAGAACTGGGAGAGAAAAAAAGGGCGGAGGAACCTCACCTGGTTGTCCATGGAAAGAACGACGGCGACGGTGCCGCAGCAGCCATCTCGGAGAGCCATCCTCCACATGCCATCTTCATGTCGCCTCCTATTGCCGCCGTGTTCTCGGCAGCCGACGCTCCTCCCGGCGATGGCACGCGCGCAAGTCGTCCCACTCGCAGAGGTGGCCGCCAGGCCCTTGTACGGCAGCGCCCAGTCGCCAGCCTTCCTGCTCTCGCTGGCGCTCATGGTCGCCGTGTCCGGGTGAGGAGGCTGGGGGCGGCGCAAGGGGTAGCAGCAGCGACGGGAGAGGACGAGAGACGGCGAGGATCCGGCAGGCTGGGCGACGGAGATGGCGGCGGCGTGGAgcagctagggttagggtttgggtggAGGCGGCAGGGAGGAGAGGAAGCCGATTGGGGA is drawn from Aegilops tauschii subsp. strangulata cultivar AL8/78 chromosome 1, Aet v6.0, whole genome shotgun sequence and contains these coding sequences:
- the LOC109784120 gene encoding uncharacterized protein isoform X2 — encoded protein: MSASESRKAGDWALPYKGLAATSASGTTCARAIAGRSVGCREHGGNRRRHEDGMWRMALRDGCCGTVAVVLSMDNQILRSGPCKQCTGSKPSRKMHCMIYIGEKKA
- the LOC109784120 gene encoding uncharacterized protein isoform X1; its protein translation is MSASESRKAGDWALPYKGLAATSASGTTCARAIAGRSVGCREHGGNRRRHEDGMWRMALRDGCCGTVAVVLSMDNQILRSGPCKQCTGSKPSRLSVSVIRCWVHRENTESATAMKMTC